The DNA region ATGTTGGGGGGGCATTTCTGCAAACTTAAAAAGTGTCACACGCAAACCGCGCAGATACGTGGGATACACAGTTACTGCACATCGAGAAAATCATTTTTACCGAACGAGATGATTATTTCAGTATATTCACCCTGCACGGACTTCGCACTTACGGAATGGCCGAGTTTCTGACACAGCATGCTTACGATGTAAAGACCCATGCCGGTTGATCTGGTATGGGTCCTTCCGTTTTCACCGGTGAATGACTTTTCGAAAATATACGGCAGGTCGCTTTCCGGTATTCCGATGCCGTTGTCACGGAAATGCAGTGAGATGCTGTCCGGTGTTTCCTCTGCGGTGACGGTTATTTCAGTAGCTTCATACTTCATACTGTTTCCCATGAGCTGGCTGAATATAAAGCCGAGCCATTTCGCATCGGTCATTATATCCATGTCAAGATTTTCGGTACTTAATGTAATACCACGCTCCTGAAGCTCCTCACGGTAACGGATGGCAGTGTCGATGAAAGCACGTTTAAGTGAGGTCTTCTTTATAATGTAGTCCTTTTCCGCATTGCGGCTGCGCGCGTAGTAGAGGACGTTTTCTATGTAGTCGTCGATACGTTTGAGCTGCTCGCTGTATTTTGAATTGCCGTCATTGTGACACATAAGCTGAAGTCCGCCTACCGGAAGCTTGACCTCGTGCACCCACATTTCGATATATTCACGGAATTCCGCAGCTTCACGACGGTGAAGTGCAACGTTGTCGCACATCGAATGGTCACAGTCTTTAAGCACATCTGCAAGAATACGACCTTCCAGAAAATCCGGCGAAGTTACCATTTCAGATATAAGATATTTCTGATCAAGCTCATTTATGCAGTTCTGAAGCTTGTCGTAGAAAGGCTTTTTTCTGAGATAATCCCAGAAGAACACGGAAAATGCACCTGCGGTAAGAATCACACAAAGTACCGCAAGTGCCTCGGTTATAACGTGGTATGCCCTCAGAAAGATGAGAGAAAGAAGTAAAGAAACCACGAAAATGATAATGGCAGGGAGTCTGTCTTTTAAATAAGCGGAAAATCTCATCGCAGTACGTACCCCTGTTTCTTTCTGGTCTCAATGGCATCTTCAAATCCGAGTTCCGCAAGCTTTCCGCGGAGACGGCTTACGTTTACTGAAAGCGCGTTGTCATTTACGAACTCGTTGTTATCCCACAGCGTGGTCATAAGGTCGTCACGGGTGACGATCTCGCCCCTACGGTCGAGAAGAAGCTGGAAGATTATCATTTCGTTTTTCGTAAGTATCATTTCATTTCCGTTTCGTGTAAGGGTTCCCTTTACGCCGCTTACCTCGGCATCGTGGTACATGACTTTGGCCGAACCGCTGCGTTCAAGACGTTTGAGTACTGCGGAAACACGCAGCAGGAGTATGGTCGGATTGTAAGGTTTGGTTATGTAGTCGTCCGCACCGTAGCTCATGGAAAGAACCTCATCTATCTCGGTGGTCCGGCTTGTGAGCATTATCACCGGCTTGTCACTTGTTTTGCGGAATTCCTGAAGAAGTGTTTCTCCGCTGGTGAACGGAAGGTTTATATCAAGAAGAAAAAGGTCAGCGTCAGATGCACGCATCTGATCAGCCGTCGTTTCAAAGTCCGTTACACGGGAAGCTTCATATCCCGAATTTCTAAGCAGGGTGCAAAGCTCCTCGCTGAGTACGTTATCGTCTTCAATAATGAGTATTTTTTTCATTGGCATCTCCTTTGTCTGATCTGAGTTCGCACAATACCACTTCGAATGTATCGAACGTTCTCAATGATATGCTGCTGTTTCCGCATCCGCGGCTGAGGATCATTTCGCAGTCATTGTAAAAGTATTCGCCTTCAGTGTATTCAGGCAGAAATCCCTGCCCCGGTGCGTAGATGCCGGTTCGGGTAAACGGTATCTGCACAAGACCGCCGTGTGCGTGGCCGCTGAATACCAGCGCATGCTCAAAGCCGTCTTTTTTCGCCGACTCTGCAAGAACACTGAAATCTTCCGGATAGTGATGTATCCAGAGAAGCGGAGCACTTTTGTCAAGTTCCTTTGCCGCTTCTGAAATATCAAAAAGTCCGACCGTATCTGTTGTTCCGGCAAGATACATATGTTCACCGTTTTTTTCAAGATCTGCGATCTCGTTGTTCAGTATGCTGATGCCATATTTTCCGGCTGCTCTGTCGTACTGTTCAAGCCCGCCTTCATTTTTCCTTACCCGCAGTTCATGGTTCCCGTAAACCAGATATCCCGGAGCGATCTCCGAGCATTTTCTGAACAGGCTTTCAGCTTTGTCGATGTCGGTAAAATATGAATCAATAATATCTCCGACGTAGAAAATATAATCCGGCGACTGCTCCTTTATCTTATTTACAAGACGGTCCTCATATGCTCCGCCGTGATTGTGGTAATCCGTAACCACGGCGATCTTCACTCCGTCAAAGCTTTCCGGAATATCCGGATCACGGTACTCAAATTTCTCCACGGCAACGTACCCGTTCGACCAGCTGAGCTGAACTGCAGCGAGCATGATCAGCACGAATATTACAGTAAGTATTTTTTTGGGCTTTTTTGGTTTCGCTGTATTCATTTGTTCTCCTTCCGGTTACATCTGTCTTTATCAGACTTAATTGTACCATATGAAAGAGTTGAACGTCAAGGTTTTAGGCTGTGGAAAAATCATGCTGTATCTGATATAATTATAGTAAGCAAACTGTGGTGAACATAAAAATCTGACCACGTTCACTGTAAATAATAACTCTGAAAAGGAGCAGACACTATGAGACTTGACGGATTTGGCATTTTTGTAAACGACATGGCGAAGATGATACGCTTCTACCGTGATGTGCTCGGCTTTGAAATAAAGGAAGATGAGAACACATCAAATGTGTATCTCAAAAAGGACGGCACACTGTTTCTTCTGTACGGAAGAAAAGACTTCGAAAAAATGACTAACCAGAAATACGGTTACGCCGAAGGCAAAAACGGACATTTCGAGCTCGCACTCTACGTTGATACTTTCGACGAAGTAGACAGGGCTTTCGCCGACGTGATAAGCAAGGGGGCAGAACCGGTAATGGAACCGACCACCGAACCATGGGGACAGCGCACCTGCTATATCGCTGATCCGGAAGGAAACATTATAGAGATCGGCTCATTCGGTAAGCCGTTTGATACAAAAGACAACGAATAAAACAGATACCCCTCTGTCGAAGACATACGGCAGAGGGGCTTTCTGTCAAAGAATAAACCATCATGATTCTGACATGCGTAATGGACAAACAAAGGACAAAACCATTTTCGGACAAAAAAGAAAAGCTCAGAAACAGCGTAAAAGCAGTGTTTCTGAGCTTTTTGATTTAGTGACCCGTACGGGAATTGAAAATCTCGGCGCACTTTTCGTGACTTGTCGTGATATGCAGAAAAGCCCGAAAATACGTCATTTTAGGACAATTAACAAAAGTCCGTTTATCCTGTTTTTCGCTAAGTTTTTGCACTCTTAGCGGACAAATAGCAGACAAGAATATACCGACATACCCTTGTACTTATACATTAAAAGCAATGATGCAGATCATGTGGTTTGAGATGCTTTTTTTGCATCTTCTATACCTGTTCCACTTAAATAAACTCCGTTTTCACCTACAAAGAAATAGATGAATTTTCGATCCTGAATGTAAGTAGTATCAGCGAAATATTTTGTGAACTCAAAGTTAATAATACCACAGTCGCCTACATTATATTTTGAAAAATCAAGACTTGCAGTCACGTG from Ruminococcus sp. HUN007 includes:
- a CDS encoding sensor histidine kinase; this translates as MRFSAYLKDRLPAIIIFVVSLLLSLIFLRAYHVITEALAVLCVILTAGAFSVFFWDYLRKKPFYDKLQNCINELDQKYLISEMVTSPDFLEGRILADVLKDCDHSMCDNVALHRREAAEFREYIEMWVHEVKLPVGGLQLMCHNDGNSKYSEQLKRIDDYIENVLYYARSRNAEKDYIIKKTSLKRAFIDTAIRYREELQERGITLSTENLDMDIMTDAKWLGFIFSQLMGNSMKYEATEITVTAEETPDSISLHFRDNGIGIPESDLPYIFEKSFTGENGRTHTRSTGMGLYIVSMLCQKLGHSVSAKSVQGEYTEIIISFGKNDFLDVQ
- a CDS encoding response regulator transcription factor, yielding MKKILIIEDDNVLSEELCTLLRNSGYEASRVTDFETTADQMRASDADLFLLDINLPFTSGETLLQEFRKTSDKPVIMLTSRTTEIDEVLSMSYGADDYITKPYNPTILLLRVSAVLKRLERSGSAKVMYHDAEVSGVKGTLTRNGNEMILTKNEMIIFQLLLDRRGEIVTRDDLMTTLWDNNEFVNDNALSVNVSRLRGKLAELGFEDAIETRKKQGYVLR
- a CDS encoding metallophosphoesterase — translated: MNTAKPKKPKKILTVIFVLIMLAAVQLSWSNGYVAVEKFEYRDPDIPESFDGVKIAVVTDYHNHGGAYEDRLVNKIKEQSPDYIFYVGDIIDSYFTDIDKAESLFRKCSEIAPGYLVYGNHELRVRKNEGGLEQYDRAAGKYGISILNNEIADLEKNGEHMYLAGTTDTVGLFDISEAAKELDKSAPLLWIHHYPEDFSVLAESAKKDGFEHALVFSGHAHGGLVQIPFTRTGIYAPGQGFLPEYTEGEYFYNDCEMILSRGCGNSSISLRTFDTFEVVLCELRSDKGDANEKNTHY
- a CDS encoding VOC family protein → MRLDGFGIFVNDMAKMIRFYRDVLGFEIKEDENTSNVYLKKDGTLFLLYGRKDFEKMTNQKYGYAEGKNGHFELALYVDTFDEVDRAFADVISKGAEPVMEPTTEPWGQRTCYIADPEGNIIEIGSFGKPFDTKDNE